TTCAGAAAACTGGTGCAGGCTCTCTCCAGTGCGACTTCAATACAAATCCTCCAGCTTCTGAAAACCGAACATGTCAACAGGTGAAATTGCAGAAAAGCTCAGTCTGGGCTTGAATACTTTTGAATATAATCTGAATCCCCTCTTAAGTTGACTTGATAAGGGTTTCAGAGACAAATGGGGTCAGAGACCGGAAAAAAAGACCTGCGAGGCAGTTGAAATATAATAGTCCCTGTCCCTGTTTACAGAGATGTCCTCAGGGTATCAGTTATTGATAAGTTTCTTTGAATGGAGGAAGAAGATTTCTATATAAATAACATTTATGATTTTTCTTTTGATTCAAATTTGATATGAGACTGAACAATAAGGCTGAATTTTATGAGAAGCTTTCGAAGAAGTCTAATGCTCTGGATTTCCCTTATGGTACTGATACTTGTATCGCTGTTTGTAGTTGTTCCCTATATCCTGGTCGGGCCTCCTACTCCTCTTTTCTACGTCCGAAACCACGATGTCGGAGTTCACGAGCTCAGAGTAGAAGTCTGCGACTTAAAAAATAATTCCATACTCGATAAAACATACGAACTTTCAGCAGGAGAGGAAATCTATTATGCCAAACCTTTCAGGTTCCTTGTTCCAGAGTTTGAAGGTGAGGGTTATACATTCGAATTTACACTTGATAACAGTTTTAAGGAAACACATAGTACGAACATTCAGCCCTGGAACACAGTTCACGTAGAACTATACTCTGATTATGAGGAAGGTCAACCTCTTCTAGTAGGAGAAATGACCGTCTAAGGTCCATTTCAGGTTTGTTTCAGCAAATATAAGCATGTTTTTAAGGACTCTCCAACGCCCGAAAAAATTCAGATGAATAAAGGAATAAAACTTTGATAGAAAAAATACGGATAGAAAAACAGTGAATAAAATACGGATAGAAAAACAGTGAATAAAATATGGATAGAAAAACAGTGAAAAAAATATGAATAGAAAAACAGTAAAAAAATGTGCAAAAAAACATTGATAAAATTGTGTAAAAAATAGTGATAAAGTTAAGAAAAAATGCTGACCTGAATAATTTCAGAGGTCAGCCTGCTTACAATTAATTATTTTTAAATCCGGCCTTTACAGCCCGAGCACATCATCCATGGAATAAATTCCCGGTTCCTGTCCGCAGATCCATTCGGCTGCACGGACTGCGCCTTTGGCAAAGATCTGGCGGGAGTGAGCCATATGATGAATCTCTACCCTTTCGGAATTTCCTACGAAGAGGACGGTGTGGTCTCCGGTGATATCTCCGCCGCGCACTGCGTGGATGCCTATTTCTTTTCCGCGGGGAGCGATTCCTTCTCTTCCGTATACGTACTCTTTGCCGCCCAGAGCCTCGCTAATTACATCAGCTGCGCGAAGAGCGGTCCCGCTTGGGGCATCTTTCTTCTGGTTGTGGTGAGCTTCGATGATTTCAATATCGTAATCTGCAAGATACTTTGCAGCTTCCCTGACTATCTTGAAAAAGACGTTAACGCCTACGGAATAGTTTGGGGATATGACTGCACGTACCTGGTTTTTCCGGATAGCTTCCTCAATTACTGCTCGCTGTTCCGAAGTAATGCCGGTTGTCCCTATTATAAGGTTTACACCGCATCCTGCTGCGATCGGAGCGTTTACAATAGTTGCGCCTGCTGCAGTAAAATCTATAAGTACATCAGCCTGGGTCTTTTTCAGGACTGTCTCCAGGTCTTTGACATCTGAAATCTGGATTCCCAGGTTTCCTACATGAGCAAATTCCCCTGCATCCTTTCCTATATTCCCTATGTCAAATGCAGCTACAAGCTGCATATCCGTGGAACAGGTGATGTTTTCTATAATTAAGGAGCCCATCCTGCCACAAGCTCCGAGTACTGCTGCATTGATCATTCCATTACCCCCAGTTTTCTGAGTTCGTTGGCAAGCTTTGCCTGGTTGGCATCGCTGATGGGAGCCAGTGGAAGCCTCAGGTGTCCGCTTGCAAGCCCGACAAGTTCTGCAGCTTTCTTCACAGGAATCGGGTTTGTCTCAAGGAAAAGGGCACGGATCAGCGGGGCTATCTCGAAATGCAGCTTTCTTGCAGTTTCGTAATCTCCTTTGAGGGCTGCATTTACCATTCCTGACATTTTATCAGGCACAATGTTTGCAGCAACTGAAATGACTCCTCTGCCTCCCATTGAAATGATCGGAAGAGTTAGCCCGTCCTCGCCTGAGAGAACTACAAAGTCGTCATCCATAGTGTTCTCAAGGATCTGAGAAACTTTTGCTGCGTTCCCGCTGGCTTCCTTGATACCCACGATGTTTTCTACCTTTGCAAGCTCGACAATCACGTCTACAGGCATATCCTGCCCTGTCTTGGAAGGGACATTGTAGAGGATCATGGGGATATCTACTGCCTCTGCAATCTTCTTAAAATGGGCAAGAAGACCTGCAGGATTTGGCTTATTATAATAAGGAGAAATAAGAAGTACACCGTCAACACCCGCATCTGCGGCGTGTTTTGTGAACTGGAGTGCTTCACCCGTATTGTTTGAACCTGTTCCTGCAATTACAGGAACTTTTGAGCACTCAACTGCAATGTCTATTACTTCTTCATGCTCTGCTGCAGAAAGGGTTGCCGATTCTCCGGTTGTGCCACAGGGCACTATTCCTGAAACCCCTCCCTCTTCAACAAACGCTATGTTCCTCTGTAAGCCTTCCCTGTCAATCCTGTCATCTTTCGTAAAAGGAGTGATCAGGGCAGGCATTGCTCCTTCAAACATATAGATATCCCTGCCTGTTTCCCGGAAATTAGTTCTTTATCTATCCAGTACGATCAGTAGACTTTCATACGTGCAACTTTTCTTGTGACGTAGCCTGCAACCCTGTTTCTTATTATTTTGCTCTCAATGGTTGTATACTTTGTCACAAGAGCTTTGTTAGTCTCAAAGTCCTTTGTAAAAACTTCTCCGTAATTTTCAATCAGGCTGAATGCAGTTCTTTTGATGTTTGTCTCTCTTATATTTCCCATCGTATCTCCTCTTGGATTTTTGTTTTTTATTCCAGTTATTCAAGTTTTTGTGGTTTTTCCAACCATTTTCCATATGATTCTGATTAATGTGAAGCCGGAAAAAGAAGCAGTTCCATAATATGGGTTTCTTCTATCTCCTATTAATGGTTTAGCGGAAACTGAATACAAAAATTTGACTATACTGATTTTGTCGACTAATAGGTAACTTGAGATTTATAAGTTTTGGGGTGAAAAAAATATTTTTGGGAAGGCTCCTGCCTTTTCTCCAGATATTTTTTTCTCTTTTTATCCATCTTAACCTTTCTTTCTTCGGTACTGGCTGCTTCATTTTATCTTTATTTTATCTTTATTTTCTATCAGGAGCTGCCTTCTGACCATTTTTCCTTAACCTATTAGCCCTCCTGTAATCAGTTTTCCCAAGAAAACGGTCAAGAGTTCCGGCATTTGTGAAAACAGGCTCTCTTACTCCTTTACGGTTGATATAAAGTCCTAATAATACAATAAGCAGACCAATTTCTGGTTTTGCTTCAATGCTAATCGCCCCTATAAGAATCAGGGAAGAAGCTGCAAGCCCTTTCAGGGCACCTTTCCTGTAAGAAATATAGCCTGTCCTTTTAAAAATCCGGATATCCCGGATTGTCAGGAATAAGACTACAAAATAGGCAAGCATTGCAATTTCCAGGTACATTCTTTTCTCCAATTTTTGGTTTTGCATTTCCTGCTACTTTAAATGCCTATTTTCCAGAATATTTCTCTATAATCGGATAAATCAGGATAACAGGTTTAAAGAGCAGGTGCAGGGTTGGGATTATTATATGATTTCTTGATACGCAATATAGCTGTGATATTGCATGCGAATAATTGTGGTACTGGCGAATGTATTGCCGGATATTGCCAGCGAGTATTATTCTCAGCGTATGAATTAAGTATGAATTAATAGTGAACAGGAATGCATATATATAATATTTAATTTTCGGATAATATTTTTAAAATCAGGTATCCCAGATAATATATAAAACCAGCAGGTCTGGTTTTTCTATTACTCCTCTTTTCATCAAAAAGACGATAAACTGTGTTTTTTAACCCCGAGAAAAGTTCTAAAATCTTTTATTACCGGTTCTAAAAGATCTGGTTTTATCTGGAAAATTTCACAGCATTCCAGGATCAAGAATCCCGCTGAGGAGCAGAATCCCGAGGAAAACCGGCTGGTGAATAAAGTATATTGATAGGGAATGTTTTCCGATCCAGGAAAAGGGCTTCTGAAGCAGGAACTTGTCGGCGTCAGGCACTTTAAACTGCCTGCTCCCGTTTTTATACAGGGAGTTCCCAAGGAAAATCCCTGTGAGGAGTACTCCAAACCAGGGAAATACAGGGAAATAATCCAGGGTTACAAAACCTTCGGGCCTTAAGCCCAGCCAGAGAAGAGCGGAAAAACCGAAAGTCCTGTCTTTGAGATAGAACCCTGCAAGAACAAAAAGCAGACCGAAGAACAGGTTTTCTTTTCCGTACTTCAAAAAAGGGTAGGCAAGCACCGCCGATAGTCCGAAAAAATGCAGGATCCCAAACAGAATATACTGCCCTGGGAAAAAAATCCAGGTAATTACTGTGATTACAAGTCCCATCGAAAATAGCCTTAACCCTCTTTCAAGGTATCTGGTAAAATTCTCAGCAGGCTTTCCTGAAGACCTGCTCCGGAGAGCTCTTGACCGGCTTATGGAAAGGGCAGTTCCCGATATCAGGATGAAAAGAAAAGCTGCACCTCTTCCTGTATAAAAAAAAGTACCGGACCTTAATTCTATATCGGCAAGCCCAAAAAAATCCAGGTCGTAAAGAAAGTGATATGCGAGCATCAATATTATGGCTAAGCCCCGCAGACAATCAATTTCCCAGAAGCGGCCTGAACGCTTTTCCATAGATCTTTCTCCAAACTGCCTGAATCCTGTTAATAAAACATTTTGCTTTCCTTTAAAGAAAGCAGTGTTTTATATAATCTGCGGGGCACAGGGGCAGCAGGGGATAAAAATATTTTTACTTTTTTCTTTTAATTACCTGTAAACATCCGAATCCTGCCAGGGCTCCGGCAAGCAGATAAAAGAAATTGGAGGCCTGGTTGTTGTAATGTCCCTGATTTTTTTGCTCTTTTTCAAGCCCTTTTGAAGGGACTTCTCCTGCAATTGCAGCCTCAGAATTATCTTCGTCCCATGAACTTTCAGCCAGGTAAATGCTGCGTTTTTCCTCATTTTCCACGTTCACAGGTTCAGAGGTTTTTTCTTTTGCATCAAGTATGATTTCCCTTTCCGAATTTCCCACTCTGACCTCAAGCTTGCCTGAAGGAACCGACTCCGTTCTGTATATATAATTGAATTTTCCGTCTTTTCCAGCTTTCAATTTCTGGACTGATGTAACCTTCAGGTTAACACCCGAGGCTCCTTCTTCTGCCGCGCCTTCTACCCTTATCTTATACTTTCCAGGAGATACCCCGGAAAAGGACACGGTAGCGGTCCCATCTTCCGCCCGGGTAGCTTCTGTTTTTGAGAGAACCATTTTCATTTTTACTTTAAGGCTCTCTACTCCTTCTGTCCTTATAGTTAAGAGATTATTAAAATTGAGAACCTCGATGTTTTCTAACTCGTAAGTGTACTCTCCAAGGTAAACTGGAATTGTCTTTTCAAAAGAAATTGAAACTCCCACCTCTTCTTCAGGTGAGGCAAGTCCGCTGATTATTATTGTATCCCCTTTCTCCGGGTTTTCAGGGGTTACTCCCCACTCTACTATCTCAGCATTTGCAGAATGAGTCAGACACCCGAAAAAGAGAGAAAGTGTGATTAATAAGCAGAAAAGGAGCTTTAATCCAGTCCTGTTCAATTTGAGCAGCTCGGATCCCATAAATTCCCTCCCCGGTTTAACCTTCGCCAGTTTGTTTAATTTGTATAATCTGCTCAGCACGGCTTTTTTTATTTTCTCAACCGGCTTCTATTTTTATACCAGACCCAGTCCCGGACCCAGGTGCGGAATTATCCCGAATAAGAATATATTTATGAAACCGTGAATCATTACAACGAGAGGAAGGCTTTTCGTTCTGTAAAAGAAATACCCGAGAATACCTCCTGCAAGAAAAGTATATACTATTTCGTAAAAAGTACCATAACTCGAGTGCATTACCCCAAACAGAAGACTTGCAAGCAGGACTCCTCCTGCAGGTCCTAAAAACTCTTCCAGCCTTGTCTGGATAATTCCCCTGAAAATGAGTTCTTCAATCAGGCCTACTATAAAAATCATTATAATTGTAAGTTGAAGAAGGTTAAAAAATGAAAGGTCCGGGATAAGCGGTCTTGTCTGTACGATCAAATACTCCGCCTCTGCAAAAATCAAACCTGCGAGCAGAGAAAAAGGCAGATAAAGCCCCATTTTCCTGAGCAAATCCATTTTTCCTTCTTTTGGAATTTCCTGATACACAGATACAATTGTTATAGGGATTGTCATGGGCAAATACATGAATACGAATGAGTAAATATTGGCTTCAAAGAATATAGGCATTGAAAGGTTTACCAGCCGAAGAACTGGCAGGAGTATTAATGCCTGGTAAACCTTGCGTGTCTCCAGTTTTTTTGAGGCTATTATTGAAAGTGAAAGGATGATAAGAAGCAGTGTATAGGTGGCAGCGGCTTCTTTTATTCTTCCGGTAAATATCAGCAACTCGGCAAAGGCGATAGCAATAACAGGAGCTCCTGCAGAAAATATCTTTTGTAAATATCCGGTTTTTTCACTGGTCTGTATTTTGAACATTTTCCCAAACTCCGGCAAAGAGATCTGCCCTGCCTCACGTTCAGAAGAAGGATAGTCTGAAGACGCCATCTTCAGGTCTCCTTTGTGACATTTATCCAGAGGTGCGTATTCCTGTAAGGTATACTCTTTTCGGTTTCGTTAAAAAGCAGAAACTCCAGTTTCATGTTATTCCCCTCAACAGACGGGGTAAAAGTGACTGGCTCTTCCAATGATTCGTTGTGTCCAAGGCTGATGTATTTCTGGTCTTCTGGAAGGGGCAGGGAGTGATTTTCGAGCCTGACTTCCATTGTATAATCCACGTTTCTGTGCTCATGGTTCTTTACCCCTACAATAACCGTTCCGCTGTTTCCCTGTGTGTATTCTGTCGGGTAGTTCTCAGCCACCCTATCAGGACCCAGGATGTAAAATTCAGTGAATGGCTCTTCTCCTCTGGGATTTCCTATGACATACGCAAGGCTGCCAAGGGAAGCCAGTATGGAAATTATCAGCAAGGCTGCAAAGGCTTTGCTGGTCCCGTATCCGATCTCTTCAAGGATTTCTGTTTTCAGTGTGGAGGTAAAAGTTTCACCTGTAATATTGAAAGCTTCAGTTTCAGGTAACCTGGATCTTCTATAGTATGCTGCCCCACAGCTGAGAAGAGTAAAAGCTGAAAGTCCTGCGAGTACAGGAATTTCCCTGATCCCCCAGGAAGTATAGTTCATTCCAAATCCCATAAGCGGGGTTATTGCGATACTTAACCCTAAAGAGAGAAGTGCTCTTTCAATTCCTTCCAGATCCTTTTTTGCAGGCAAAAGAGCTGCGGTCAGTGCATATCCCGGCAGGAATAGAACCAGAAGGAGTCCGAGGACTGTGCGCAGAAAGCTTCCGCTGAGTGGGGGCACAAGTACAAAGATATCAGTAAGGACCACAAGAGCTGCTACAATCAGCAGATCAAGAGAAAATTGTCTGTTCCCGGTCATTTTTATCACTGTGGAAATATTTAGTAATCTCTCTTCCTACAATTTATACTTATGTAAGCTTTCTGGCGACATCCTCTTTTTCAAAATCTTTTTGTATTTATTTATACACTCCTCTTCTACTTATTATATCTTTTCTGAATTTTTTACCTTACCAACAAAGTCCAGATTCAGATATTGCTGCAGAAGATTGGAGAATTTAAAAAGGAAATTTCAAGGTGCGGTTACACGCAATTCTTTACTTAAAATTCTAACTAAGTTTCAACTCGAAATTGTAGTTTAGAAAGTTATCCCGCCCCGATAGCTATACAGCAAAAACCTTAATAAACTTATGAGGTCCTAAAAGCTTTTATAGTTCTGGAACCCTGATTCCCAATTTTTTAATTCCCCTGTACCCATAAGGCTTCTTTCTATGAAAAATTTTCCCCTCTGAAGGAACTTCCTTCTGATTACTATCCGTTTTTTCTATTTCTATTAATATTTTTTAATTCTATTTTTCAGGCCTGCATAGAAAATTTTATTTTATACTTTTCCCTTTTCTCGAAGCATGAAAGTGCTGATTACAGGAGGAGCAGGTTTCATAGGCTCCCATATAGCTGAGTATTTTGCAGAAGCAGGCCATAGTGTAAGAATTCTTGACAATTTCGCTACCGGTTTTTCTAAAAATATCCCTCAGCACAAAAATGTCGAATTTATTCAGGGGGATATATGTGATCCTTCTTCGGTCGAAAAGGCTATCTCAGGTATGGACTGCGTTTTTAATGAAGCTGCCCTTGTATCAGTGCCGCTTAGCTGTGAAAAACCAGTCGAGGCTTTTCGGATAAATACTTTGGGAACGCTTAATGTATTGCAGGCATGCGTGAGGGAAGGAGTCGAAAAGTTTGTAACAGCATCTTCAGCTGCAGTTTACGGGAACAATCCTGTCCTCCCTAAAAGTGAAGGCATGTATCCGGAGCCAGCTTCACCTTACGCGATCTCCAAACTTGACGGGGAATTCCTGGCAAAGATGTTTTACGAAGAACATGGGCTCAGGACTACCTGTTTACGTTACTTTAATGTCTATGGGCCTCGCCAGGACCCAAAGTCTCCATATGCAGCTGTAATCCCCATTTTCCTTGAAAAGGCAAAAGCAGGAAAAGACCTTGTTATTCATGGCGACGGACTTCAGAGCAGGGATTTTGTACATGTCAGGGATGTTGTCAGGGCAAATGTAGCAGCTCTTGAAAATGGAGACGGCCAGGTATTCAATGTGGCTATGGGGAAAAGTGTAACAGTCCTGGAGCTGGCCGAGAAGATTGTTGAACTTACCGGCTCCTCAAGCAGGATCGTACATGTCGGGTCAAGGGCAGGAGATGTTCGGGACTCAAGGGCAGATGTCTCAAAAATTTCAGGCTGGTGGAAAGGCGAGATCGAACTGGAAGAAGGATTAAAAAGCCTTATTTAAATGTAAAAGGCAGGTTTTTAATAGAAATGCTGTTAGCTGGCTAATTTAAAAAATAGAATTAAACAGGAGATATTATCTCCTGCTCACGTTTTCTTTTCAGAATTTTCGTCTTCACTCTTCTCAGCTGTTCTTTTCTTTATAATTGCTCCTATTGCAATAATCACAAGGGCCCCCAACAAGAAGCTGGCAATTTTCAATCCTGAATTCCCGTCTTCCACAGGAGACGTATCAGATCCCATGGCTATTTCTGAATTGCCCTGCTGTTTTTCGTCAGAAATTGAATGGTCTTCATCTCCTCCTGTTTTTTCTTCAATCAGGAGGATGTTCTTGCTCGCTACAATTGCAAAGGGAGAGAAACTCGTTGTTTCGGCTTCGAAATAAATATATTCGTCATCTTCGCCTGTTTTTTCCGTTTTAAGAGGGTTCCACTGGTCTTCGGTGTAATGCTGAAGGACTATTGTATCCGTATCAATGTGGTTTTCATCTATCCATTCTTTGCTCACCTTGAAACCCACTATAGCATCCTTTATATTTTTCGAGCTCGATAACTTCCCGTCTCCTACCTGGATATTGATATATTTGTAAACTTCCCCTTCAGGTTCCTCAGTAACTTTTGAGGACTTTCCTTTCAATTCCTCAACAAAAGCCGTTATTCTGCCTGCTGTCTTCCGGGAGTAAAACTCAATATAACCTACAGGAGTGGCTGCATTTTTGAAATAGAACTTTACCTTTTTGCCATTTGACACAAACTGCTGGCAGGAATCTTTCTTTTTGATATTTTTCTCAGGCTCGGTAAAGTCTTCTTTATCTTTCTTATCATCACTCTTTGAGCTTCCTTTTGGTTTAATTTCTACTTCCGTTT
This window of the Methanosarcina mazei S-6 genome carries:
- a CDS encoding DUF1616 domain-containing protein codes for the protein MTGNRQFSLDLLIVAALVVLTDIFVLVPPLSGSFLRTVLGLLLVLFLPGYALTAALLPAKKDLEGIERALLSLGLSIAITPLMGFGMNYTSWGIREIPVLAGLSAFTLLSCGAAYYRRSRLPETEAFNITGETFTSTLKTEILEEIGYGTSKAFAALLIISILASLGSLAYVIGNPRGEEPFTEFYILGPDRVAENYPTEYTQGNSGTVIVGVKNHEHRNVDYTMEVRLENHSLPLPEDQKYISLGHNESLEEPVTFTPSVEGNNMKLEFLLFNETEKSIPYRNTHLWINVTKET
- a CDS encoding CPBP family intramembrane glutamic endopeptidase is translated as MASSDYPSSEREAGQISLPEFGKMFKIQTSEKTGYLQKIFSAGAPVIAIAFAELLIFTGRIKEAAATYTLLLIILSLSIIASKKLETRKVYQALILLPVLRLVNLSMPIFFEANIYSFVFMYLPMTIPITIVSVYQEIPKEGKMDLLRKMGLYLPFSLLAGLIFAEAEYLIVQTRPLIPDLSFFNLLQLTIIMIFIVGLIEELIFRGIIQTRLEEFLGPAGGVLLASLLFGVMHSSYGTFYEIVYTFLAGGILGYFFYRTKSLPLVVMIHGFINIFLFGIIPHLGPGLGLV
- a CDS encoding YbbR-like domain-containing protein, giving the protein MGSELLKLNRTGLKLLFCLLITLSLFFGCLTHSANAEIVEWGVTPENPEKGDTIIISGLASPEEEVGVSISFEKTIPVYLGEYTYELENIEVLNFNNLLTIRTEGVESLKVKMKMVLSKTEATRAEDGTATVSFSGVSPGKYKIRVEGAAEEGASGVNLKVTSVQKLKAGKDGKFNYIYRTESVPSGKLEVRVGNSEREIILDAKEKTSEPVNVENEEKRSIYLAESSWDEDNSEAAIAGEVPSKGLEKEQKNQGHYNNQASNFFYLLAGALAGFGCLQVIKRKK
- a CDS encoding SDR family NAD(P)-dependent oxidoreductase, which produces MKVLITGGAGFIGSHIAEYFAEAGHSVRILDNFATGFSKNIPQHKNVEFIQGDICDPSSVEKAISGMDCVFNEAALVSVPLSCEKPVEAFRINTLGTLNVLQACVREGVEKFVTASSAAVYGNNPVLPKSEGMYPEPASPYAISKLDGEFLAKMFYEEHGLRTTCLRYFNVYGPRQDPKSPYAAVIPIFLEKAKAGKDLVIHGDGLQSRDFVHVRDVVRANVAALENGDGQVFNVAMGKSVTVLELAEKIVELTGSSSRIVHVGSRAGDVRDSRADVSKISGWWKGEIELEEGLKSLI
- the dapA gene encoding 4-hydroxy-tetrahydrodipicolinate synthase, with protein sequence MFEGAMPALITPFTKDDRIDREGLQRNIAFVEEGGVSGIVPCGTTGESATLSAAEHEEVIDIAVECSKVPVIAGTGSNNTGEALQFTKHAADAGVDGVLLISPYYNKPNPAGLLAHFKKIAEAVDIPMILYNVPSKTGQDMPVDVIVELAKVENIVGIKEASGNAAKVSQILENTMDDDFVVLSGEDGLTLPIISMGGRGVISVAANIVPDKMSGMVNAALKGDYETARKLHFEIAPLIRALFLETNPIPVKKAAELVGLASGHLRLPLAPISDANQAKLANELRKLGVME
- the dapB gene encoding 4-hydroxy-tetrahydrodipicolinate reductase yields the protein MINAAVLGACGRMGSLIIENITCSTDMQLVAAFDIGNIGKDAGEFAHVGNLGIQISDVKDLETVLKKTQADVLIDFTAAGATIVNAPIAAGCGVNLIIGTTGITSEQRAVIEEAIRKNQVRAVISPNYSVGVNVFFKIVREAAKYLADYDIEIIEAHHNQKKDAPSGTALRAADVISEALGGKEYVYGREGIAPRGKEIGIHAVRGGDITGDHTVLFVGNSERVEIHHMAHSRQIFAKGAVRAAEWICGQEPGIYSMDDVLGL
- a CDS encoding 30S ribosomal protein S17e, with translation MGNIRETNIKRTAFSLIENYGEVFTKDFETNKALVTKYTTIESKIIRNRVAGYVTRKVARMKVY
- a CDS encoding heparan-alpha-glucosaminide N-acetyltransferase, with translation MEKRSGRFWEIDCLRGLAIILMLAYHFLYDLDFFGLADIELRSGTFFYTGRGAAFLFILISGTALSISRSRALRSRSSGKPAENFTRYLERGLRLFSMGLVITVITWIFFPGQYILFGILHFFGLSAVLAYPFLKYGKENLFFGLLFVLAGFYLKDRTFGFSALLWLGLRPEGFVTLDYFPVFPWFGVLLTGIFLGNSLYKNGSRQFKVPDADKFLLQKPFSWIGKHSLSIYFIHQPVFLGILLLSGILDPGML